From the genome of Thermogutta terrifontis, one region includes:
- a CDS encoding ATP-binding protein has protein sequence MDDHRLESFAEDTAPTWVKRLPFQVDVAGIIRLMGRSLYSRPDAAIRELIQNAHDGVMRRRAQDLQYQGRIDFYQYPREGVVEVADDGVGLTREEAEKYLGTLGSGLSGLLRGQGEGTGESVGHLIGEFGIGLFSAFLLADRVEICTRHCVTGEVTRWEAGPEADIIVTPGKRETPGTTVRLYLKPEHRAFAEDEELLERAIREYAEFLPLPIHINGKQHRVNVGTATWLEPTPDMGALELELESYFGETPLDVFAIRQEKPVVIRGALYVTPQRTPGFTDAPALTVTVRRMIISRKLHGLLPDWASFVRGVLELSECSPTTSREDLVRDTTFYLVRDFLDRFILEHFQNLATEAPARWQSLIAWHRYLLAGAALEVVPLRYLLRDTYRFITSRGEMTFPEIMKASTCDGFSEDVYETVIWYNPSRHLEAWLNEVFAEHPAPCVHTLRSFEEALLALMVADAVSDGKWVDFRVAGPGSPGFASSILGMRELTDAPPEWQDFLGTDRIHVSVGEYSKSIPVLAFLSERSELHRTFEVLQKQGAMPVGFQRLISAHFQQDTPQPHEVILNRRHPIVDRALSQSVRSPLASVLRLLVNKALQTAGLVLDATLREREQDDLSWIEEALWGQS, from the coding sequence ATGGACGACCATCGTTTAGAGTCTTTTGCCGAAGATACGGCCCCCACTTGGGTGAAGCGGTTGCCATTTCAGGTGGACGTGGCGGGGATCATCCGCCTGATGGGCCGCTCGCTTTACAGCCGGCCCGATGCAGCGATTCGAGAACTCATTCAGAATGCCCATGACGGCGTCATGCGGCGGCGCGCGCAGGACCTGCAGTACCAGGGGCGGATTGACTTTTACCAGTATCCCCGGGAAGGCGTGGTGGAGGTGGCAGATGACGGCGTCGGCTTAACACGGGAAGAAGCCGAAAAATATCTGGGAACGCTCGGCAGCGGGTTGAGTGGGTTACTCAGAGGACAGGGGGAAGGAACTGGCGAAAGCGTCGGCCATTTGATCGGCGAATTCGGAATTGGGCTGTTCAGCGCATTTCTGCTGGCGGATCGGGTGGAAATCTGTACGCGCCACTGCGTGACGGGAGAAGTCACCCGGTGGGAAGCAGGCCCCGAGGCCGATATCATCGTCACGCCGGGAAAACGCGAGACACCGGGCACAACCGTACGGTTGTATCTCAAACCAGAGCACAGAGCTTTTGCCGAAGATGAAGAACTCCTGGAAAGGGCTATCAGGGAATACGCAGAGTTTTTACCCCTGCCCATTCACATCAACGGCAAACAGCACCGTGTCAACGTGGGGACAGCGACATGGCTCGAACCAACTCCAGACATGGGAGCTCTGGAACTCGAACTGGAGAGCTATTTCGGGGAAACACCCCTGGACGTGTTTGCCATCCGTCAGGAAAAGCCCGTTGTCATCCGTGGTGCTCTCTACGTGACGCCTCAACGTACGCCCGGGTTTACCGACGCTCCGGCACTGACCGTGACCGTCAGGCGGATGATTATTTCTCGCAAGTTGCACGGACTGTTACCGGATTGGGCAAGCTTTGTGCGAGGGGTGTTGGAGCTCTCGGAGTGTTCGCCCACAACAAGTCGCGAGGACCTGGTACGGGACACGACGTTTTACTTGGTACGGGATTTTCTGGACCGATTCATTCTGGAACACTTTCAGAATCTTGCCACCGAAGCCCCCGCCCGGTGGCAATCGCTCATTGCCTGGCATCGATACCTGCTAGCCGGGGCCGCTCTCGAGGTGGTTCCCCTCCGATATCTGCTTCGAGATACGTATCGGTTTATCACATCTCGGGGTGAGATGACATTTCCTGAGATTATGAAGGCGAGCACCTGCGACGGGTTTTCGGAGGACGTGTACGAGACGGTCATCTGGTATAATCCCAGTCGCCATCTGGAAGCGTGGCTGAACGAAGTGTTTGCCGAGCATCCGGCACCCTGTGTGCATACTTTGCGGAGTTTTGAAGAGGCGCTGCTGGCACTCATGGTGGCGGATGCGGTTTCCGATGGCAAATGGGTGGATTTTCGAGTCGCCGGGCCCGGCAGCCCGGGGTTTGCCAGCAGTATCCTGGGGATGAGGGAACTGACGGACGCGCCACCGGAATGGCAGGATTTCCTGGGGACCGATCGGATCCATGTGAGCGTCGGGGAATACAGCAAGAGTATCCCCGTTCTGGCCTTCCTGAGTGAACGATCAGAACTGCACCGCACGTTCGAAGTGTTGCAGAAACAGGGGGCCATGCCTGTCGGTTTCCAACGACTTATCAGTGCCCATTTTCAGCAGGATACTCCCCAGCCGCATGAGGTCATCCTCAACCGGCGGCATCCGATCGTGGACCGAGCACTCAGCCAGTCCGTTCGATCACCTCTAGCAAGCGTGTTGCGTTTATTGGTCAATAAGGCCCTGCAAACGGCCGGGCTGGTCCTGGATGCCACCCTCCGAGAGCGTGAGCAAGACGATCTGTCCTGGATAGAGGAAGCTCTCTGGGGGCAATCCTGA
- a CDS encoding tetratricopeptide repeat protein: protein MNGKDAAQDLFEPLFERLFQLNDKGYKRSAFRLAEEIRRRAREEKNIIPYLYANFHSMNCAQALFDHRTGRDRAVETIALLESEEKAREIQPDLPIDEYEGVIHWLTACAYDNLAKHHAICEGYGREELQGLIQEGYDVCRRTGKLQCLTCFREYAVNVYEAAGDLDLAMHFARSVYRELPLVEENDRRSVGALQYSRHLTMLGRLEEAREMAEAAVGLAKYYHTPLEQRVFAQCQLGEILTLLGRRQELEERCAVVGEPVDWTLLPPREENPELWLRRDLFEATELACAGRLADALEILRRWDEWLMSREVWSEWFEVRLRRVALTMLAKDAASAESLARPLRQEARRRKAWLYLTRLAAMERGDVPLSPVAFLKPPESGPLSRAASKATQGEKTPPASEEHGISVEESVRQAAHEADNAVVGESQPETPADEAKTALGKQLDEWLERLLQEGLEPDDVAQVFEKMLAVDPASVEDPDDGARLIYLAGQLSEMLDRQLEVWDWAQRLLTRFPENGDVLNLVATAALAAWSAVREAGEEESSESSPREAGRNVSLPKLEQIGAWFRKSLDLSPEYPRHYTRAAQFFRMTGDIGMAEWCLARSFTLNRNNPQAVLGLAQIYSDADREQDALAVLDLCLRDGKCEDAEVAWEAGLVAFRLGRYPEALTYLNQSEQWGWNSPWLYFYRAWTHLNLKQVEDAQKDIDRFMATRDAPGLAGHVLYAWVAQLLELPDQVRDHIKAVLQMRIQDINDLSETGIEKNLQQLYEVARQALPPEDEVLIGLQDRLFQAGIVPDHVFEADRRNRPKVSDLNYYVCVCRQPLEETWSKHPACWPHQASWPAYFAFWGVLARNSEEAEHYVLQAQSRCYPDLSAELVSTTVEEGGFFDHPGVVWQGARRYDEDLEAIYSLGLDADETDESMDLDEDFDDDFDEDDEGFDPNIPPEDR, encoded by the coding sequence ATGAACGGGAAAGATGCAGCGCAAGACCTCTTTGAGCCCCTTTTCGAGAGGCTTTTTCAGTTGAATGACAAAGGATACAAACGCTCGGCCTTTCGACTGGCTGAAGAAATCAGGCGGCGGGCTAGGGAAGAAAAGAATATCATTCCCTATCTTTATGCTAATTTTCATAGCATGAACTGTGCGCAGGCGCTTTTTGATCATCGTACTGGGCGCGATCGCGCCGTGGAAACCATTGCGCTGCTGGAAAGCGAAGAAAAGGCACGGGAAATTCAACCCGATCTACCCATCGATGAATATGAAGGTGTCATCCACTGGTTGACCGCCTGCGCCTACGACAATCTCGCCAAACACCACGCCATCTGCGAGGGCTACGGCCGGGAAGAACTGCAGGGTTTGATTCAGGAAGGTTATGATGTGTGCCGCCGGACCGGTAAGCTGCAGTGCCTCACTTGCTTTCGAGAATACGCCGTGAACGTTTATGAAGCCGCCGGTGATCTTGACCTGGCGATGCATTTTGCACGGTCTGTTTATCGGGAGCTGCCGCTGGTCGAGGAAAACGATCGACGAAGTGTGGGGGCCCTCCAGTATTCTCGGCATTTGACCATGTTGGGACGTCTGGAAGAAGCCCGAGAGATGGCGGAGGCTGCCGTCGGGCTGGCTAAGTATTATCACACACCGCTCGAGCAGCGAGTATTCGCTCAATGTCAGTTGGGAGAGATCCTAACTCTGCTGGGGCGGAGACAAGAACTGGAGGAACGGTGCGCAGTGGTCGGGGAACCGGTGGATTGGACACTGCTGCCGCCGCGAGAGGAAAATCCTGAATTGTGGCTCCGTCGCGATCTATTTGAGGCCACGGAGTTGGCGTGTGCCGGCCGATTGGCAGACGCTCTGGAGATCCTTCGCCGCTGGGATGAGTGGCTGATGTCCCGAGAGGTGTGGAGTGAGTGGTTTGAAGTACGTCTCCGGCGGGTCGCTCTGACGATGCTGGCAAAGGACGCGGCTTCGGCGGAATCGTTGGCGCGTCCTCTCCGGCAGGAAGCCCGGCGTCGCAAGGCTTGGTTGTATCTTACGCGATTAGCCGCGATGGAACGAGGCGATGTCCCGCTTTCGCCTGTGGCGTTTCTCAAGCCGCCGGAAAGTGGGCCTCTCAGCCGGGCAGCGTCGAAAGCAACCCAAGGTGAAAAGACACCACCGGCGAGCGAGGAGCACGGTATCTCTGTGGAAGAATCAGTTCGGCAAGCCGCCCATGAGGCGGACAATGCTGTCGTTGGGGAGTCCCAGCCAGAAACGCCGGCTGACGAAGCCAAGACGGCACTGGGCAAGCAGCTCGACGAGTGGTTGGAGCGACTGCTGCAAGAGGGCCTGGAGCCGGATGATGTAGCCCAGGTGTTCGAAAAAATGCTGGCCGTCGATCCAGCAAGTGTGGAAGATCCTGACGATGGAGCGCGGCTCATTTATTTGGCGGGGCAGCTTTCGGAAATGCTGGACCGTCAATTGGAGGTGTGGGACTGGGCCCAGCGTCTGCTGACGCGATTCCCCGAAAACGGGGATGTGCTGAACTTGGTGGCAACGGCGGCTCTGGCAGCCTGGTCAGCAGTCCGCGAAGCCGGTGAGGAAGAGTCCTCGGAGTCCTCTCCGCGCGAGGCGGGCAGAAACGTTTCTCTTCCAAAATTGGAGCAGATCGGCGCCTGGTTCCGAAAATCGCTGGATTTGTCGCCGGAATATCCCCGGCATTACACCCGGGCGGCTCAGTTCTTTCGGATGACGGGTGACATCGGAATGGCCGAATGGTGCCTTGCCCGGTCTTTTACCTTGAACCGAAATAATCCACAGGCTGTGCTGGGACTGGCGCAAATTTACTCTGATGCGGATCGCGAACAGGATGCGCTGGCGGTTCTTGATCTGTGTCTGCGGGACGGTAAGTGCGAGGATGCAGAGGTGGCGTGGGAGGCGGGATTGGTGGCATTCCGCCTGGGACGCTATCCTGAAGCCCTGACATATTTGAATCAAAGTGAGCAGTGGGGATGGAACAGCCCCTGGCTTTATTTTTACCGGGCGTGGACGCACTTGAATCTTAAGCAAGTAGAGGATGCCCAGAAAGACATTGATCGTTTCATGGCGACACGAGATGCCCCGGGGTTGGCAGGTCACGTGCTGTACGCCTGGGTCGCCCAGCTGCTGGAGTTACCCGATCAAGTTCGTGACCATATCAAGGCCGTCCTTCAGATGCGAATTCAGGACATTAATGATTTGTCAGAGACCGGCATCGAAAAGAATTTGCAGCAATTGTATGAAGTTGCGCGACAGGCCCTGCCGCCTGAGGACGAAGTGCTCATTGGCCTACAGGATCGGCTGTTCCAAGCAGGTATTGTGCCAGACCATGTTTTTGAGGCGGATCGCAGGAATCGTCCCAAGGTAAGCGACCTCAATTACTACGTTTGCGTGTGCCGCCAGCCTTTGGAGGAAACCTGGTCGAAGCATCCCGCTTGCTGGCCGCATCAGGCCTCGTGGCCGGCGTACTTCGCCTTTTGGGGTGTGCTTGCGCGGAATAGCGAGGAAGCTGAGCACTACGTGCTGCAGGCCCAATCGCGATGCTATCCTGATCTTTCTGCCGAACTTGTCAGCACGACGGTGGAAGAAGGTGGGTTTTTCGATCATCCGGGAGTCGTGTGGCAGGGGGCTCGCCGTTACGACGAGGACCTCGAAGCGATCTACTCGCTTGGCCTGGACGCAGATGAAACTGATGAAAGCATGGACTTGGACGAAGATTTTGACGACGATTTTGATGAGGATGATGAGGGTTTCGATCCGAACATTCCGCCCGAGGATAGATGA
- the purB gene encoding adenylosuccinate lyase yields the protein MTTQSDYSICDNPLITRYASREMAELFSPQRRISTWRRLWIILAEAEAELGLPISQEQIEEMRAHVDDIDWAKAAEYERRLRHDVMAHVHTFGDACPKARPIIHLGATSCYVTDNTDLLLMREGLQILAPRLAAVIDRLGRFAQQYRDLPCLSFTHFQPAQPTTVGRRACLWAYDFVLDLQELEYRLSQLRARGVQGTTGTQASFLALFQGDHEKVKRLNKLVCQKMGFPGSYAITGQTYSRKIDAQILALLSQIADTAHKVATDIRLLAHRKEIEEPFEKDQVGSSAMPYKRNPMRCERICGLARFVMSLEANAHMTHAVQWFERTLDDSANRRLVIPQAFLAVDAILILCCNVFEGLVVYPQVITKNLRAELPFMATEEILMAAVQAGGDRQDLHERIRQHSQAVARVIKEQGGENDLIERLRADPAFAKVNFAEVTDPLRYVGRSREQVDEFLSEIVEPIRRRYPACTSMEADVRV from the coding sequence ATGACCACACAGAGCGACTACAGTATTTGCGACAACCCTCTGATCACCCGGTACGCTTCGCGAGAAATGGCAGAGCTGTTCAGTCCGCAGCGACGTATTTCCACCTGGCGACGGCTGTGGATCATTCTCGCGGAAGCGGAAGCTGAACTGGGCCTCCCCATTTCCCAGGAACAAATCGAGGAAATGCGAGCCCATGTGGACGATATCGATTGGGCTAAGGCAGCGGAATATGAGCGCCGTCTCCGCCACGACGTGATGGCACACGTGCATACCTTCGGTGACGCCTGTCCCAAGGCCCGACCGATCATTCACCTGGGCGCCACGAGCTGCTACGTCACCGATAATACGGATCTTCTCCTCATGCGGGAGGGGCTGCAAATCCTGGCCCCGCGACTCGCCGCGGTCATTGATCGTTTGGGACGTTTCGCACAGCAGTACCGCGACCTGCCCTGCCTGAGTTTCACCCACTTCCAGCCCGCCCAGCCGACAACCGTGGGCCGCCGGGCATGTCTTTGGGCTTACGATTTTGTTCTCGACCTGCAGGAGCTTGAATATCGATTGTCACAACTTCGGGCAAGGGGCGTTCAGGGCACCACGGGCACGCAGGCCAGCTTTCTCGCCCTCTTTCAGGGAGATCATGAAAAGGTCAAACGCCTCAACAAACTGGTCTGCCAAAAGATGGGGTTTCCCGGCAGCTACGCCATCACGGGCCAGACATATTCCCGAAAAATTGACGCGCAGATCCTCGCTCTCCTCTCACAGATCGCGGACACCGCTCACAAGGTGGCGACCGATATCCGACTGTTGGCCCATCGCAAGGAAATAGAGGAACCCTTTGAAAAGGATCAGGTGGGTTCCTCGGCCATGCCCTACAAGCGCAACCCGATGCGGTGCGAGCGCATCTGCGGACTGGCTCGATTCGTGATGTCCCTCGAGGCCAATGCCCACATGACGCATGCCGTTCAGTGGTTCGAACGCACCCTGGACGACAGCGCCAATCGACGGCTCGTAATTCCGCAAGCCTTCCTGGCCGTGGACGCCATCCTCATCCTCTGCTGCAATGTTTTTGAAGGTTTGGTCGTGTATCCTCAGGTAATCACCAAGAATCTCCGCGCGGAACTACCGTTTATGGCCACTGAAGAGATTCTCATGGCGGCCGTCCAGGCCGGCGGAGACCGTCAAGACCTTCATGAACGCATCCGCCAGCACAGCCAGGCCGTGGCAAGAGTCATCAAGGAACAAGGAGGAGAGAACGACCTCATCGAGAGACTCCGCGCTGATCCTGCCTTCGCCAAGGTTAATTTTGCGGAAGTGACCGATCCACTCCGCTACGTAGGGCGGTCTCGGGAACAAGTCGACGAATTCCTTTCAGAAATTGTTGAACCAATCCGCCGACGCTACCCAGCGTGTACCTCCATGGAAGCCGACGTGAGAGTGTGA
- a CDS encoding HD domain-containing protein: protein MQPNYDWESLSHDPIHGYIPFVSRRGAAPGEISEQDIIDHPWVQRLRQIHQLQTAWWVFPSATHTRFQHVLGVMHLAGRVTQHLYPSLQASDPDTPSFGYVTTLMRLAGLLHDVGHGPFGHFFDQFYLARYGLNHERLGSEIIRRELAPLLRRVRRNPLGELRPDEEIDPEQICFLITRPKTSEEPTSPLWLRLLRSLFSGIYTVDNMDFVLRDAYMSGYSQRAFDLDRLIHYSFFTPQGLTIHERGLPALVRFITVRAELFRSIYFHRTVRSIDLSLQDLFRDSADYLFPGNPLDHLDQYRRFTDWSLLVDVERWADSPDERLATLGVRWREWLGRKILWKMVCERTVFFGPGKSEEMSVFSDEKLFEEAIRRRLPPGLREIPLRCDPPRHVHRPGTRAPAAGQNYLYDPATKSVRTLDARELYRQIPFSYRICRVYALDTQHANEIAAAMDALLNGDAVDDVTNM, encoded by the coding sequence ATGCAGCCGAACTACGACTGGGAGAGTCTCAGCCACGATCCCATCCACGGCTATATCCCTTTTGTGTCGCGCCGCGGAGCCGCCCCGGGGGAAATTTCCGAGCAGGATATTATTGACCATCCGTGGGTTCAACGATTACGCCAGATTCACCAGCTTCAGACGGCCTGGTGGGTCTTTCCGTCTGCAACACATACGCGCTTCCAGCATGTTTTGGGCGTGATGCACCTTGCGGGGCGTGTCACGCAGCACCTGTACCCGAGCCTCCAGGCCAGCGATCCAGACACGCCCAGTTTCGGCTACGTGACAACGCTCATGAGGCTTGCCGGGCTCCTTCATGACGTGGGGCACGGTCCGTTTGGGCATTTCTTCGACCAATTCTATCTTGCCCGCTATGGGCTCAATCATGAGCGATTGGGAAGTGAGATCATTCGGCGGGAACTTGCCCCCCTGCTCCGCCGAGTGCGCCGAAATCCGCTGGGGGAACTCCGGCCGGACGAAGAGATCGACCCCGAACAAATCTGTTTTCTGATCACCCGCCCCAAAACCTCGGAGGAGCCAACTTCCCCGCTCTGGTTGCGACTCCTGCGATCCCTCTTCAGTGGGATCTATACCGTGGACAACATGGACTTTGTCCTTCGCGATGCCTACATGTCGGGTTACAGTCAACGGGCCTTCGACCTGGACCGGCTCATTCATTACAGTTTTTTCACGCCCCAGGGTTTGACAATCCATGAACGTGGCCTGCCTGCCCTGGTGCGGTTCATCACGGTAAGGGCGGAACTGTTCCGATCGATTTATTTCCATCGCACCGTGCGTTCCATCGACCTTTCGCTGCAGGACCTTTTCCGCGATAGCGCTGATTATCTCTTTCCGGGAAACCCTCTTGACCATCTGGATCAATATCGCCGCTTCACGGACTGGTCGCTGCTTGTGGACGTGGAACGCTGGGCGGACTCTCCAGACGAACGGCTGGCCACTCTGGGTGTCCGCTGGCGGGAATGGCTGGGACGGAAGATCCTGTGGAAGATGGTATGTGAAAGAACAGTGTTTTTCGGCCCGGGAAAGTCGGAGGAAATGAGCGTTTTTAGCGACGAGAAACTCTTTGAGGAGGCCATTCGCCGTCGACTGCCTCCCGGTTTGCGAGAAATCCCGCTTCGCTGCGATCCGCCCCGCCATGTCCATCGCCCGGGCACCCGTGCCCCCGCCGCGGGCCAGAACTATCTTTACGATCCTGCCACAAAGTCCGTCCGCACGCTGGATGCACGGGAACTGTACCGCCAGATTCCTTTCAGCTATCGGATCTGCCGGGTCTATGCCCTTGATACGCAACATGCTAATGAGATTGCGGCGGCCATGGATGCCCTGCTCAATGGTGACGCCGTGGATGATGTCACGAACATGTAA
- a CDS encoding O-methyltransferase — MLRSSVLVLAACGMLVFADSVCRAQPPGGPRQRGNPRAVFEVKTLPKDDVEKRILEVIEEVGRNQRAGNMIVPEEDGRLLRAWAEAVGAKHVVELGTSVGYSGLWFCLVLKKTGGKLTTFEINEKRAAMARENFEKAGVSDIVTIVLGDAHETVKQVKEPIDVLFLDADKTGYLDYFEKLSPLVRPGGVVIAHNMIPSMADPRFVKAITTNPDYETVFLHMDASGVSVSVKKH, encoded by the coding sequence ATGCTGCGCTCGAGCGTGCTTGTGTTGGCTGCTTGCGGAATGTTGGTTTTTGCCGATAGCGTCTGTCGTGCCCAACCGCCGGGAGGCCCGCGGCAGAGAGGCAATCCTCGCGCGGTCTTTGAGGTGAAAACTCTACCGAAGGACGACGTGGAAAAACGGATTCTGGAAGTCATTGAAGAGGTAGGTCGAAATCAGCGGGCAGGGAATATGATTGTTCCCGAGGAAGACGGACGTCTCCTCCGTGCATGGGCCGAGGCCGTGGGGGCCAAGCACGTGGTGGAACTCGGTACCTCGGTGGGGTATTCCGGACTGTGGTTCTGCCTGGTGCTAAAAAAGACGGGAGGAAAGTTGACCACCTTTGAAATCAACGAGAAGCGTGCTGCCATGGCCCGGGAGAATTTCGAAAAAGCAGGGGTCAGCGACATTGTGACGATTGTGCTTGGGGATGCCCACGAAACCGTCAAACAGGTCAAGGAACCGATCGATGTTCTTTTCCTCGACGCAGACAAGACCGGGTATCTTGACTATTTTGAGAAGCTTTCACCCCTGGTTCGTCCCGGGGGAGTTGTTATCGCCCATAACATGATCCCGAGCATGGCCGACCCGCGATTCGTGAAGGCAATCACGACAAATCCAGACTACGAGACGGTGTTCCTGCACATGGACGCCTCGGGGGTATCGGTGTCGGTGAAAAAACATTGA
- a CDS encoding P-II family nitrogen regulator — protein MKLIIAIIQPHRLEAVKQALAEVEVFRLTVMDVQGFGREKGHAEAFRGHEYSVNLTRKVQLMIAVNDNFLEPTIDAIIKGARTGPHGQIGDGKIFVLPLEDCIRIRTGERGGEAI, from the coding sequence ATGAAGCTGATCATCGCCATCATTCAGCCCCATCGACTGGAAGCCGTCAAACAGGCCCTTGCGGAGGTGGAGGTCTTCCGCCTCACGGTCATGGACGTGCAGGGATTTGGGCGGGAAAAGGGTCATGCCGAGGCCTTTAGGGGCCATGAGTATTCCGTGAATCTCACCCGCAAGGTCCAGCTCATGATCGCCGTCAATGACAACTTTCTGGAACCGACCATTGACGCCATCATCAAAGGGGCACGGACCGGACCGCACGGGCAGATTGGGGATGGCAAAATTTTCGTGTTGCCCCTGGAGGATTGCATCCGAATCCGAACCGGCGAGCGCGGCGGGGAGGCGATCTGA
- a CDS encoding Gfo/Idh/MocA family protein — MREHQISRRSVLKLGAVLGIPTFVSSRALGLAGQAPASERVKVAIVGLGGRARSIVNESREIKDMQIVAVCDCFKPAIDRFVKDVGQDQKWGTYEDFRTMIEKEKPDGVMVETTTHARAWITVIAMQMGMDAYIEKPMCLTIREGRYMVQAARKYNRVTQVGTQQRSMPINNWASDLVKNGAIGKVLTVIAPNFVGPERWPGKPPMPMPEGGSANWWDVWTNQAELRPYHPELHHGWERWWDYDGGGLCYGVTGWGTHSYDQIQRALGTDETGPVEIMLEEPVRVEPCGKFETIPEDDPTYLEYLNRLARPVVGPRAKVRMWYANGTELRLHLNGDWGPGLGAIFIGEKGKVEINRNKIATNPKELMQSPDYPGPITRPETEYHIANWIECIKTRKRCNADIEYGQRSTTLCYLVNIVREVGEVGFKLRWDPTTEQFTNHDGANKSSYMERPRRKGYELPALV; from the coding sequence ATGCGAGAGCACCAGATTTCCCGTCGCTCTGTATTGAAGCTGGGTGCCGTCCTGGGCATCCCGACGTTTGTCAGCAGCCGAGCCCTGGGATTGGCGGGTCAGGCCCCGGCATCCGAACGGGTCAAAGTGGCCATCGTCGGCCTGGGCGGCCGAGCGCGATCGATCGTCAATGAGTCCCGGGAAATCAAAGACATGCAAATTGTGGCGGTGTGCGATTGTTTCAAGCCCGCCATCGATCGTTTCGTCAAAGATGTGGGACAAGACCAAAAATGGGGCACTTACGAAGACTTCCGCACCATGATTGAAAAGGAAAAGCCCGATGGTGTGATGGTGGAAACCACCACTCATGCCCGGGCTTGGATCACCGTGATCGCCATGCAAATGGGGATGGATGCCTACATCGAAAAACCCATGTGCCTGACAATCCGCGAAGGCCGGTACATGGTGCAGGCGGCGCGGAAGTACAATCGGGTGACACAAGTGGGAACCCAGCAGCGTTCCATGCCCATCAATAACTGGGCCAGCGATTTGGTGAAAAACGGTGCCATTGGCAAAGTCCTCACGGTAATTGCCCCTAACTTCGTGGGTCCGGAGCGCTGGCCGGGGAAGCCGCCGATGCCGATGCCCGAAGGGGGAAGCGCGAACTGGTGGGACGTGTGGACGAATCAGGCAGAATTACGGCCGTACCACCCCGAACTGCATCACGGTTGGGAGCGCTGGTGGGACTATGATGGTGGGGGATTGTGCTACGGCGTCACTGGTTGGGGAACCCATTCCTACGATCAAATCCAGCGTGCTCTCGGCACCGACGAAACAGGTCCGGTGGAGATCATGCTCGAGGAACCTGTCCGGGTAGAACCGTGCGGCAAGTTTGAGACCATCCCCGAAGATGATCCCACTTATCTGGAGTACCTCAACCGTCTGGCTCGTCCGGTGGTTGGGCCGCGGGCCAAAGTGCGGATGTGGTATGCCAATGGGACAGAACTGCGTCTCCACTTGAATGGCGATTGGGGCCCTGGGTTGGGTGCGATCTTCATCGGTGAAAAGGGGAAAGTGGAAATCAATCGCAACAAGATTGCAACCAATCCCAAGGAACTCATGCAATCACCGGATTATCCAGGCCCGATCACACGGCCGGAGACGGAATACCACATCGCCAACTGGATTGAGTGCATTAAGACACGCAAGCGGTGCAATGCCGACATCGAATACGGACAACGCTCCACAACACTGTGCTATCTCGTCAACATTGTGCGCGAAGTGGGCGAGGTGGGATTCAAACTTCGCTGGGACCCGACGACGGAGCAATTCACCAACCACGACGGAGCCAACAAGTCTTCCTATATGGAGCGCCCGCGGCGGAAGGGCTACGAACTGCCGGCTTTGGTGTGA
- the ftsY gene encoding signal recognition particle-docking protein FtsY, with amino-acid sequence MGLLDRIKQGLKKTAQILQTDIRDLFKTRGRLVDQAFLDELFEVLVRTDMGVQAAQQLVDQIAQKYRNRVIEWSEAIEEIKKGLKDLLRQPESPIRFASQGPTVIMVCGVNGCGKTTTIAKLAYMFQSQGKKVLLGAADTFRAAAVEQLSIWAQRLGVEIVTGPQGSDPAAVGHRAVARAIETQADVCIVDTAGRLQTHQNLMRELSKIHRVLGKQIPEAPHEVLLVLDATTGQNGISQAKHFSEAVKCTGLVLAKLDGTAKGGVVVAIRQQMGLPVKFVGVGEKPEDLLPFDADSFVDAMFAES; translated from the coding sequence ATGGGACTGCTTGATCGTATCAAACAAGGTCTGAAAAAGACCGCCCAAATTTTACAAACAGACATCCGCGATCTGTTCAAGACGCGGGGAAGGCTGGTCGATCAGGCTTTCCTGGATGAGCTCTTCGAAGTTCTGGTTCGCACCGACATGGGGGTTCAAGCGGCCCAGCAGCTCGTCGATCAGATCGCCCAGAAGTACCGCAATCGCGTCATCGAATGGTCAGAGGCGATTGAGGAAATAAAGAAGGGCCTTAAAGATCTCCTGCGGCAACCGGAGTCCCCCATCCGCTTCGCCAGCCAGGGCCCAACGGTCATCATGGTTTGCGGGGTCAACGGGTGCGGGAAAACCACGACAATCGCCAAATTGGCGTACATGTTCCAGTCGCAGGGGAAGAAAGTCCTCCTCGGAGCGGCGGATACCTTCCGCGCTGCGGCCGTGGAGCAATTGAGTATCTGGGCTCAGCGTTTGGGGGTGGAGATTGTGACCGGCCCGCAGGGAAGTGATCCCGCGGCTGTGGGTCATCGAGCGGTCGCCCGGGCGATTGAAACCCAGGCCGACGTCTGTATCGTCGATACCGCGGGACGTCTGCAAACACATCAGAATCTGATGCGGGAACTCTCCAAAATCCACCGGGTGTTGGGAAAACAGATTCCCGAGGCCCCCCACGAGGTCCTTCTCGTCCTCGACGCCACCACTGGTCAGAATGGGATCAGTCAGGCCAAGCATTTCAGCGAGGCCGTCAAGTGTACCGGGCTTGTTCTCGCAAAACTGGACGGCACAGCCAAAGGCGGGGTTGTGGTGGCGATTCGACAGCAGATGGGACTGCCCGTGAAATTTGTCGGCGTGGGGGAAAAACCTGAAGACCTCCTGCCCTTCGATGCCGATAGCTTCGTGGATGCAATGTTTGCTGAAAGCTGA